CAGTTCCTTTCTCCTCTTATGATTCTCTCTGTCATCATTGGTTGTATGTAAACAGTGAAATAAGATGCAAATAGGATTCGTGGATTCCTTTTGTTTTGGATTGCCAGCTGGTAACCCTAGTTATAGGTTTTAATGATtggtttttgttcttttttgcaGTGTTTTACCTTCAGTCAATTTAAGGATAGATGTGGCTTTAGATTTCTGATTTATGTCAGATGGACTTGTAATTATAAATGAAGAAGGGCTAATTCACGTACTATACATAGTTTATTCATGCGTACAGATTTTGGTAGATGATTTAAAATGATACATGAGTTGCCATTAATTTGGTTTTGGTCCTTGATGGGCATGAGAGCATCAAAAGTCCTATATGGATATATATGTCCTTCAGCAAAGATGAAGAGTAAATTAAGGAGGGTCACTTGCACCACTTTCCATACCCAATAGAAAGCCTCTGATGACTTGGTTAACTACTTGGGCATGTGGCAGTTGGCATTAAACTTGGATTGGCAACCATTGAACCTAGCTTATACCTGACACTGTCTCCATTATAAGGTTAGGCAAGGCCCACGATATAAGCTATTGATGTTTCTCTCACATTGTTaaaggaaagaggagaagaggtgGGCCATGGCTGTCCCTTTAAAGGGTTAGATGATGGGGTGAGAGTGGTGGATCGGGGTCTGGCTAATCATTTCCTTGTTTGTTACGGATCCTCATTTCTTTCTCTGTGTCAGTGTGCGTGTGTTTGTGGAGGGGAGTTGGAAGTTGAGCTGTTGCCAAATAATTACATGGGGTCAGGAATTGGGATGTCGCATGCAAACTTTAATAAGTTATTCCGAAAGAGTTAGGTGTCGATTCGGAGTGGAAGGACATGAAAGCCAggcacatacacacatacacatatatatatatatatatatatatgtatatatatatatatatatatatatatatatatatatatgtacatatatatatatatatatatatatatatatatatatatgtacatatatatatatatatatatatatatatatatgtacatatatatatatatatatatatatatatatatatgtacatatatatatatatatatatatatatatgtacatatatatatatatatagatatatatatatatatgtacatatatatgcatatccatatatatatatatatatatatatatatatatatatatatatatgtacatatatatatatatatatatatgcatatccatatatgtacatatatatgcatatccatatatgtacatatatatacatatccagatatgtacatatatatatatatatatatatatatatatatatatatatatatgtatatgtatatatatgtatatgtatatatatatgtatatgtatatgtatatgtatatgtatatgtatatgtatatgtatatgtatatgtatatgtatatgtatatatatatatgtatatatatatataaatatgtatatatatgtacatatatggatatgtatatatatgtacatatatggatatatatatatacacatacacatttacatacgtatgtatgtatgtaaatgtgtatatacatacatacatatatatatatacacacatttacatacgtatatatgtatgtaaatgtgtgtgtatatatttacatacatatatacgtatataatAGGTGCAATTAAGTATTTCATCCATTTTTCACTTATTGATTCAGAAGGATCGTCTGACCCACCATGGACCAAATTGGCTACTTTGAACAAGTTTACATAAACTTCAAGAGCAAGATTACCCACATCCAAGACTTAATAGAGTACTAAAACTTTCAGAAGTTGTAACTTCTGGTTTGAAAAAAAATGGTAATGTAATTGAAATAGAAGTTAATATATGAGTCAATATCTAGCTTCTattcaaattaaaaaatttctaaggtattttaattatttttacaaTTTATAGTCTTGTTTAAGTAGGAGGTAAATCTAATACAATTTGAGATGGACTTCACTAGCATGAAAAAGAGAAATTTTTTATCCTCTTTTAACTAGAAGAGAAATCTAGCTCAAACAAAAAAAGTGGACCTTTATAGAATAGGTAAATTTCTCCTTTTTGAGCTAGAAAAAGAATCCaactaaaataaagatatcACTAGTATACATAGAAGGCGTATGTTATGATTTTAGAAGGAaaatagagggagaggaagTAAAGAGTGTAGATTCTATATTCTACCACTAAAATcccaatagagaaaataaaagcaaaaaataTAGACTCTACTTTCaatgtataatatatatataatttatggattataaaaaataaaaaagtaaggGATTCATGGCCTcactttctaaaatttttattatttattattttattcaagAGATTCGAGTTTAACGTATTGAAAGAATTCCTCCATCCTTCTGATTGGATCACTTTTATTTGATACCTCTGAATCCATAGAGGCAGTTGCAATCAAAAACCAATGCTCGAATTACGAaaacaaaatttttttgaatagaTGGCTCTCATTACTTTATAAAATTCTTGCTAGGACAAATTACATTCTACAGAGTGTGATATGATTTAGGTCCTATCCTAGAACCTGATCAATCATGATTGGCCAAACATGTTTTATTCTAAACACCGGTCCGACCTAAAAATTCACAAACCGGTCCGACGCATACCGCGTCATGTTCAGAGAGCACTTTCACAGCCCAACCAATCATGATTCCAGAAGGGCTAAAATGAAACTTCCGCGCACATCCCCTctcaacggctagtttttagTAAGAAAATCCTTCACCGAATCCGGATATCGGAAATAGTGATATCCAGGTATGCACCCCCTCAGCCTCCAACGGTCATATTACCGTTGGGAACCCCCCCGATTCAAATCTTTTAAAAACCCTGCACCAGTTCTCCCCACCCCTCACCTATTCCTTCTTCgttcctttctcctcctcctcctcctcctctctccatcAAGCCCAAAGTCTCCTTCCCTTCCAAAGCCCCACGATCACCGGCGAGAGTCCGACCAAACGCTTCCGGATTCCTGCGTTTTCCGGTGAGGAAGAACCCATTAGATCCCTCGTTTGCTTGTCTCTTTTGTTCCAATATCCTCGCTTCTCTccaagaatctgaaatcttgtgCTTTTCTGatgtcttttttcttcttcttgtacgtgaatttgttttgtttttcaggCGGCAATGGAAACCCCATCATCCTTGAGAAGGGTCACAAGATCTCAGGCCTCTGCTGCCTCCCGTAAGCAAAATCCTTTCTTTTATTGTACGAGAGACCGTTCTCATTATCTCATCCTTCTGTCATATGACTGACTGGATTCTTGTTACTTCCCTCTTTTTCTAAATGCAGAGAAGAACATGCAAGAAGATGCCTTTTCAAGATCAAGAAACGGCGAGCGTTCTGCACTGCTCGACATCACGAACGATTCTCCCATCGTGGGACTTGCAACGGGAAGCCTGGTCGAGAAGACTCCTTCGTCTTCGGTGGTCAGGAGCCGAGTTCGAGCCAAACGGACTCCTGGGTCAGGCGAGGCGTTGCTCCGGAGCCAGGTGAAGACACTCCTGCAGAAGGTGGAGGAAGAGGCTGAGCTTGTCAATAAGCTTCCTCCGGGGCATGCGACATTCCTCTTAGGCCTTCCGATTTCACCAGCGCAGCTTCTTGCTCCCACGCCAGCCAACACACCTTACATCCCTAACATGCCAGGCTTGGAAGAAGGTGTTCTGATCGATGCTAAGATGCCTTGTGTTACTGAAGATATCCCAAACCCTCAGCAGGTCTGAatgatgttttctttttcttttcccactTTTCTTTCCCTAATTTCCCCCCCTTTTGTCCAAGCATCCCTGTGGCCTTTCTTTTCTCATTTATTATCTTGAATATTACTGTTCTAAGTATTATTTTATTGCTTTTTTTCATGTTTGATTTTTGATTTATTACATGACCTGGTTTTCAGAAATTCAAGCTTTCCTTTAGTTGCTTCCCTTTATGCCTAGATGGGCTACTCAAGTTCTGACAAAATTCAAGATGGTTGTTATTTTATGATATCTCTTTGAGCTTAATTCTTCCATATCTCATTTCATTCATATACTTGGATTTGCTTTCTCCGCTGCTATCCTCTCAAACCAATCACTTATGTCTAATCAGATCATCTGTGCTTTAATATTCATCATATCATCCGCATCAAATTTTATCTAGGCTTGAAAGTTCCTTCaacatgtttatatatatattgcttaaCTGGTTTATATGTTTGTCAATTTCTCAGGTTGCTGCATCTCTGGAACCAGAGAAATCTCACCATTCTCAAGAATGTGTGATCAACCGAGCATTGCTATTCGATGACTCTCCTGGGAAATCAGAAATCTCTGATGCCTCAGCAATCTCTTCATCTCTGACTTACCAAGGGAGTGAAGGCAGTTACGCAGAGAAATCCCCCGAAGATGACAACTCTTCTATCTGGTCCCTTCAAGCCAATGCTGCAAGTATCCAAGAGGATGACGACGAAGATATTGTTGAAGATGAAGTCTATTACGAGGAAGCTGAAGATGAtgtggatgaagaagatgatgagaTTTTAAACGATTTGTGTAGAGGCCTGAGCAAGATGTCAGTACAGGATAAGGTGAGACTGCCTGAGTGCACCGGGAAGCACACACGTTTCATCTACAACAGTGATGACGAGATTGAAGGTGAAGAGGAGGAAGTCGCCGATGACAAGGCTGTTTCTCCAAGCGTGTTGGTATTGAGGGGACTGCCTGCACCTAAGGGGAAGCACCTGCGCTTCCCAGAGGAAGATGAAGTTTGAAAGACCCATGGCGGCTGCTGCTGGAAATTGATATCTTGGAGTTAGTTATTTGGCTGTCTTTCCCCGACACCATCTGACTATCTTTTGTTTTTTATGTTTCAGATTCCAATTTCGTTTTTATTGTAGTTTTCATTTTTCATAGGATAACTGGCGAAAAACAAATGCAATTCATCTGTTCTAATAAAGCAGCATTTTGAAGGTTCATATTTTGATTTGGAAACATATTTCTCTGGCTAGTAGATGTGCAATTATCttggataggaagaaaggaaagCTTAAGACAATTGAAGCCACATAGGAATGGCAGGTGACCTGTTGCATAAAATGCTTTCACAAGAGATCCTAACTGATCTTTGTCTTGCAGTATTCTTCATCAGTTCTTGGAAAGCAGTGTCACAGGTGGTAatgtagcctttttcttttgaatttgaGGTAAGTTAACGGTGGTAATCTCCTGTTTCAGAATTCAGTAGCCAAGCATCCAACACGACTGTAATTCCTAGGCTGCCTCCTGAGATGACTTGTAACAATTGAGAGGCTGCAACTATAACAGAATCTGCTGTATTTATATGATTGCACATCTTAGTCTGTTAGATTGATGACTTGATGCAGTTGGAATGTTTGGTTGATTAATATAATTTGATAAGTAATTTAGAAACAAAGGTCATGTGGTGGTACCACTATTGCTGGTTCCAAGCCTGAATGACATGGACATGTCAAATGATTAGTTTAGTAAAGTTAAACCAAAGTAACTAGAATAAGACCCGAGGATTGGTTTAATAAAAGACCTAATAAAAACCAAAACTTAAGTATTATCTTGGATTTTGGTTGGAAGGAGAGAGACTTCCAAGTTTCAGCGATTCATAAGAGCTGGCTGAATGTCTCCttagggggcgtttggtatggaGGGATCATCCCAGGATCAATGGTGATGTGGGTGGAAGTGATGAGATCATCGTGTTTGGTTGTACCACGGTAATTCTATATGGTAGTGATCCTAAATCACCTCCACTGCTTAAATCACCGTCCAACTCGGTGATGGAATACCCGTTCTTGAGGTCGGAAATCTAAAATCACCCCACTGCAGTGATCTTGGGTTGAAAGTTAAAaacaaaaatacccctcaatttagcagaaaatttgatatatcaatatatcatcaatatattatgtcaatgttatatatatatatatatatatatatattatattatattatatattatattaatgatatatattatattataatatattac
Above is a genomic segment from Phoenix dactylifera cultivar Barhee BC4 chromosome 2, palm_55x_up_171113_PBpolish2nd_filt_p, whole genome shotgun sequence containing:
- the LOC103714568 gene encoding uncharacterized protein LOC103714568 — protein: METPSSLRRVTRSQASAASQKNMQEDAFSRSRNGERSALLDITNDSPIVGLATGSLVEKTPSSSVVRSRVRAKRTPGSGEALLRSQVKTLLQKVEEEAELVNKLPPGHATFLLGLPISPAQLLAPTPANTPYIPNMPGLEEGVLIDAKMPCVTEDIPNPQQVAASLEPEKSHHSQECVINRALLFDDSPGKSEISDASAISSSLTYQGSEGSYAEKSPEDDNSSIWSLQANAASIQEDDDEDIVEDEVYYEEAEDDVDEEDDEILNDLCRGLSKMSVQDKVRLPECTGKHTRFIYNSDDEIEGEEEEVADDKAVSPSVLVLRGLPAPKGKHLRFPEEDEV